The following are encoded in a window of Strix aluco isolate bStrAlu1 chromosome 15, bStrAlu1.hap1, whole genome shotgun sequence genomic DNA:
- the TMEM186 gene encoding transmembrane protein 186, which translates to MARLCRIRTKVCLAPSFGRCLQKELWTRPWIKEDVRPPCSLGTWECLQSQSQRVNGVHNHLRRQQEPSVRLCHSAPAAVVQQKAVDEKTEEFKLVYRFPGIKYCRVLSRLKLLQTATTMVMLPPICYLYLQDQVSLNIFLYTTGIAVFAGAMLYGMSYFFRRIIGLIYLNETGRTVKVAHLTFWGRRNDIYCPTESVMTLDEVGDSKRELLLQFKRYNSTDILYFTIKFGQIVDRQKFSQIFGELE; encoded by the coding sequence GCTAGGCTCTGCAGAATTCGGACTAAAGTCTGCTTGGCACCATCTTTTGGGAGATGTCTACAAAAGGAGCTCTGGACAAGGCCATGGATAAAGGAAGATGTTCGCCCACCCTGTTCTTTGGGTACATGGGAGTGTTTGCAGTCACAAAGCCAGCGAGTTAATGGTGTTCATAATCATCTCAGGAGACAGCAAGAGCCATCTGTGCGTCTGTGCCATTCAGCCCCTGCTGCTGTGGTCCAACAAAAGGCTGTGGATGAGAAAACAGAAGAGTTCAAGCTGGTCTACAGGTTTCCGGGGATTAAGTACTGCCGGGTACTGTCCAGGCTGAAGCTGTTACAGACTGCCACCACCATGGTCATGCTGCCGCCCATCTGCTACCTCTATCTGCAAGACCAGGTTTCTCTGAATATCTTCTTATATACAACTGGCATTGCGGTCTTTGCTGGTGCAATGCTGTATGGTATGAGCTACTTTTTCAGACGAATTATTGGATTAATCTACTTAAATGAAACTGGCCGTACTGTCAAAGTGGCCCACTTGACATTTTGGGGAAGACGGAACGACATTTACTGCCCCACAGAGTCAGTGATGACTTTGGATGAAGTTGGAGATAGCAAGAGGGAGCTACTTCTTCAGTTCAAACGCTATAATAGtacagatattttatattttacaattAAGTTTGGCCAGATTGTAGACAGACAGAAGTTTAGTCAAATATTTGGAGAACTTGAGTGA
- the LOC141930055 gene encoding 4-aminobutyrate aminotransferase, mitochondrial: MASMLLSRQLTCCLQQNSRLLVFGQRYISQAAAKIDVDFDYDGPLMKTEVPGPRSRELMKQLNGIQNAEAVHFFCNYEESRGNYLVDVDGNRMLDLYSQISSIPIGYSHPSLIKLLQQPQNLSTFINRPALGILPPENFAERLKESLLSVAPKGLPQVITMSCGSCSNENAFKAIFMWYRNKERGHNNVTKEELESCMINQPPGCPDYAMLSFMGGFHGRTLGCLATTHSKAVHKLDIPSLDWPIAPFPRLKYPLEDFVKENQQEEARCLEEVEDLIVKYRKKKKIVAGIIIEPIQSEGGDNHASDDFFRKLRDIARKHGCAFLVDEVQTGGGCTGKFWAHEHWGLDDPADVVTFSKKMMTGGFFHKEEFRPNAPYRIFNTWLGDPSKNLMLAEVIKVIKREDLLNNATHAGKALLTGLLDLQARYPHLISRVRGRGTFCSFDTPSDATRNKLITIARNKGVVLGGCGDRSIRFRPTLIFKDHHAHLFLNIFSDILANFK; the protein is encoded by the exons atggcGTCAATGTTGCTTAGTCGACAGCTGACCTGTTGCCTGCAGCAAAACTCCAGACTACTTGTATTTG GACAGAGATATATCAGTCAAGCTGCAGCTAAAATTGATGTGGATTTTGATTATGATGGACCTCTAATGAAGACAGAAGTTCCTGGACCACGATCTAGA GAATTAATGAAGCAGCTGAATGGCATTCAG aatGCAGAAGCTGTACACTTTTTTTGTAATTACGAAGAGAGCCGAGGGAACTACCTAGTAGATGTAGATGGCAATCGCATGCTGGATCTCTACTCTCAGATTTCATCCATCCCAATAG gTTACAGCCATCCTTCTCTGATAAAGCTTCTACAGCAGCCACAAAACTTG AGCACTTTTATCAACAGACCTGCCCTAGGGATTTTACCTCCAGAGAACTTTGCAGAAAGACTGAAGGAATCTCTGTTATCA GTGGCTCCTAAGGGCCTGCCACAAGTGATCACCATGTCTTGCGGATCCTGCTCTAATGAAAATGCCTTTAAAGCAATATTTATGTGGTACAGA aacaagGAGAGGGGCCATAATAATGTCACAAAAGAGGAACTGGAATCTTGCATGATTAACCAG CCCCCCGGCTGCCCCGACTACGCCATGCTCTCCTTCATGGGCGGCTTCCACGGAAGGACCCTGG GTTGCTTAGCTACAACTCACTCTAAAGCAGTTCACAAATTAGACATTCCATCGCTGGACTGGCCTATTGCTCCATTTCCAAGGCTAAAGTATCCTCTGGAAGACTTTGTGAAAGAGAATCAACAGGAAGAAGCCCGCTGTTTAGAGGAG GTGGAAGACCTGATTGTAAAGtacaggaaaaagaagaagattGTGGCTGGAATCATTATAGAACCAATACAGTCAGAGGGTGGGGACAACCATGCTTCAGACGACTTCTTCAGAAAGCTACGAGACATTGCCAGAaag CATGGCTGTGCGTTCTTGGTGGATGAGGTGCAGACAGGAGGTGGCTGCACAGGAAAATTCTGGGCACATGAACACTGGGGCCTGGATGACCCAGCTGATGTCGTGACATTCAGTAAGAAGATGATGACAGGAGGATTTTTCCACAAAGAGGAGTTCAGGCCAAATGCT CCCTATCGGATTTTTAATACCTGGCTTGGAGATCCATCCAAGAACCTTATGCTTGCTGAAGTCATTAAGGTTATTAAAAGAGAAGACCTTCTAAACAATGCAACCCATGCTGGGAAAGCACTACTGACTGGGCTGCTGGATTTACAG GCTCGTTACCCCCATCTTATCAGcagagtgagaggaagaggaacatTCTGTTCATTTGACACTCCAAGTGATGCAACTAGAAACAAGTTAATTACAATAGCCAGAAACAAAG GTGTTGTGCTGGGAGGCTGCGGCGACAGATCAATTCGTTTTCGTCCAACACTGATCTTCAAGGATCATCACGCACACCTctttctgaacattttcagtgACATCTTAGCAAACTTCAAGTAA